The Gammaproteobacteria bacterium genome includes a region encoding these proteins:
- the ilvD gene encoding dihydroxy-acid dehydratase: MAQDDSNKVDPRRWSRIVVDGVEQAPSRAMLRAVGFRDEDFGKPQVGIASTWSMVTPCNMHIDRLAREAAAGADAAGGKSVLFNTITLSDGISMGTPGMRYSLVSREVIADSIEAVVAGEGFDGFVAIGGCDKNMPGCVMAMARLDRPSVFVYGGTIQPGPKHRDIVSVFEAVGGYASGKISAEELKEVESTAIPGPGSCAGMYTANTMASAIEALGMSLANSSAQEAVSTAKRDDCRRAGEAVVELIRRGIKPSDILTREAFENAIATVIALGGSTNAVLHLLAIAHDARIELALDDFSRIGARVPVLADLRPSGRYMMSELIRIGGIRPLMKTLLDAGLLHGGCLTVTGRTVAENLADVRPYPEGQDIVRPLDDPIKADSHLAILYGNLAPEGAVAKISGKEGIRFEGRARCFPSEEQALRAILDGGVVAGDVVVIRYEGPKGGPGMREMLSPTGAIIGRGLGDKVALITDGRFSGGSHGFVVGHVTPEAAVGGPIAALEDGDRIVIDAEKKTIDVLLSSDELSRRLAAWTPPRQAERGLLAKYAALVSSASRGAVTVPQ, encoded by the coding sequence ATGGCTCAGGACGATTCGAACAAGGTCGATCCCCGACGCTGGTCGCGGATCGTCGTCGACGGCGTCGAGCAGGCGCCGAGCCGCGCCATGCTGCGCGCCGTGGGCTTCCGCGACGAGGACTTCGGAAAGCCGCAGGTCGGCATCGCCTCGACGTGGAGCATGGTCACGCCGTGCAACATGCACATCGACCGCCTCGCCCGCGAGGCCGCCGCCGGCGCCGACGCCGCGGGCGGCAAGAGCGTGCTCTTCAATACGATCACGCTGTCCGACGGCATCTCTATGGGCACGCCGGGGATGCGCTACTCGCTCGTCTCCCGGGAGGTGATCGCGGACTCGATCGAGGCCGTCGTCGCCGGCGAAGGCTTCGACGGCTTCGTCGCAATCGGCGGCTGCGACAAGAATATGCCGGGCTGCGTCATGGCCATGGCCCGGCTCGACCGTCCGTCCGTGTTTGTCTACGGCGGCACGATCCAGCCCGGGCCGAAGCACCGGGACATCGTTTCCGTGTTCGAGGCCGTCGGCGGGTATGCGTCGGGCAAGATCAGCGCCGAGGAGCTCAAGGAGGTCGAGTCCACGGCGATACCGGGGCCCGGCTCCTGCGCAGGCATGTATACGGCGAACACGATGGCGTCGGCGATCGAGGCGCTCGGCATGAGCCTCGCGAACAGCTCGGCGCAGGAGGCGGTGTCGACGGCGAAGCGGGACGACTGCCGCCGTGCCGGCGAGGCCGTCGTCGAGCTGATCCGCCGCGGCATCAAGCCGTCCGACATCCTGACGAGGGAGGCCTTCGAGAACGCGATCGCCACCGTGATCGCGCTCGGCGGCTCCACGAACGCCGTGCTGCACCTCCTTGCGATCGCGCACGACGCGCGCATCGAGCTCGCGCTCGACGACTTCTCGCGGATCGGTGCGCGCGTCCCCGTGCTGGCGGATCTCCGCCCGAGCGGCCGGTACATGATGTCGGAGCTGATCCGGATCGGCGGCATCCGGCCGCTGATGAAAACGCTGCTGGATGCGGGGCTGCTGCACGGCGGCTGCCTCACGGTCACGGGCCGGACGGTCGCCGAGAACCTCGCAGACGTCCGGCCGTACCCCGAAGGGCAGGACATCGTTCGGCCGCTCGACGATCCGATCAAGGCGGACAGCCACCTCGCGATCCTCTACGGCAACCTCGCGCCGGAAGGCGCCGTGGCGAAGATCTCCGGCAAGGAGGGCATCCGCTTCGAAGGGCGGGCGCGCTGCTTCCCGTCGGAGGAGCAGGCGTTGCGCGCGATCCTCGACGGCGGCGTCGTCGCGGGCGACGTCGTCGTCATCCGTTACGAGGGCCCGAAGGGCGGCCCGGGCATGCGCGAGATGCTGAGCCCCACGGGCGCCATCATCGGCCGCGGGCTCGGCGACAAGGTCGCGCTGATCACCGACGGCCGGTTCTCCGGCGGAAGCCACGGCTTCGTCGTCGGCCATGTCACGCCCGAGGCCGCCGTCGGCGGCCCGATCGCCGCGCTCGAAGACGGCGATCGCATCGTCATCGACGCCGAGAAGAAGACCATCGACGTGCTGCTGTCGTCGGACGAGCTCTCGCGGCGGCTCGCGGCCTGGACTCCGCCGCGACAAGCCGAGCGAGGTTTACTCGCCAAGTACGCCGCGCTCGTCAGCTCGGCTTCCCGCGGCGCCGTCACGGTGCCGCAATGA